In Calothrix sp. PCC 7507, one DNA window encodes the following:
- a CDS encoding polysaccharide deacetylase family protein encodes MLDLLTSPKIETTVYDDVSFWNSHVADNHRQQQRIIGITAIFACALSVTACSISPGVPPQLSNNQPISKLQATVPQQQANSQLSAPSKVENLTFTVPATFQGKIVYRVQPSSQEKVIALTIDDGPWPNTTSQMLDILKQNNVKATFFWVGQALEANPDIAKRVVAEGHAIGNHTWHHWYRQMDQATANREIELTAELIYKTTGVKTTLFRPPGGVLNNGLAAYAKNQKYAVVMWSQTSADTDPRAKPQVFVKNVLRDAKPGSIVLMHDGGGDRRRTVQALPQIISGLKQQGYRFVTVPELLQMQN; translated from the coding sequence ATGCTTGACCTGTTAACCTCTCCCAAAATTGAAACTACAGTTTATGATGATGTGAGTTTTTGGAATTCTCATGTGGCAGACAATCACCGCCAGCAACAAAGGATAATTGGTATAACTGCGATCTTTGCCTGCGCCCTTTCTGTAACAGCTTGTAGTATTTCTCCAGGTGTGCCCCCACAATTGAGCAATAATCAACCAATCAGCAAACTCCAAGCTACAGTTCCGCAACAACAAGCAAATTCCCAATTGTCCGCACCAAGCAAAGTAGAAAACCTCACCTTTACAGTCCCAGCGACATTTCAAGGAAAAATAGTTTATCGAGTACAACCTAGTAGTCAAGAGAAAGTAATTGCCTTAACCATCGATGATGGGCCCTGGCCAAACACCACCTCACAAATGCTGGATATCCTCAAGCAAAATAATGTTAAAGCAACATTCTTTTGGGTAGGACAAGCCTTAGAAGCAAATCCCGACATAGCCAAGCGAGTTGTAGCCGAAGGACACGCCATCGGCAACCACACATGGCATCATTGGTATCGACAAATGGATCAAGCCACAGCCAATCGAGAAATTGAACTCACAGCCGAACTCATTTACAAAACAACCGGAGTCAAAACTACTCTGTTTCGTCCTCCTGGAGGTGTTTTAAACAACGGACTAGCTGCTTACGCCAAAAATCAGAAATATGCTGTAGTCATGTGGTCACAAACTTCCGCCGACACCGATCCTCGTGCCAAACCGCAAGTATTTGTGAAGAATGTATTAAGAGATGCCAAACCTGGTTCTATTGTCTTGATGCATGATGGTGGAGGCGATCGCCGCAGAACTGTACAAGCCCTACCCCAAATCATCAGCGGACTCAAACAGCAAGGCTACCGATTTGTCACCGTTCCCGAATTACTGCAAATGCAAAATTAA
- a CDS encoding alr0857 family protein, giving the protein MLKLTYTERSFYLECLTLSLEEWVAQRVILALRVGQSLSIEPSTASFLLPVDLPGVERLKAEVQRNDSEIIALSTCDVEYLEVTLWGSWLSEGSEEAVGVFVTAMSDRSEFYVHQLWQEAQACASVMSE; this is encoded by the coding sequence ATGCTGAAATTAACTTACACCGAGAGGAGCTTTTATTTAGAGTGTCTGACTCTATCGCTGGAAGAATGGGTAGCACAGCGAGTGATTTTGGCATTGCGAGTTGGTCAATCTCTGAGCATTGAACCCAGCACGGCTTCCTTTTTGCTTCCTGTTGATTTACCAGGAGTGGAGAGGCTAAAGGCTGAGGTGCAACGAAATGACAGTGAAATTATTGCACTGTCTACTTGTGATGTCGAATATCTAGAAGTTACTCTCTGGGGTTCTTGGTTATCCGAGGGTTCTGAGGAGGCTGTGGGTGTATTTGTCACAGCGATGAGCGATCGCTCTGAGTTTTATGTCCATCAACTTTGGCAGGAGGCGCAAGCTTGCGCCTCTGTGATGAGTGAATAA
- a CDS encoding GAF domain-containing protein codes for MKKRLSSPSQYQDDVDRLQTYQIKLMQHQEEPALQLVQKINQIIANRPATASMLQELAQLLGVAFKVDCCSVTVTSEASSEATIANWCTDKYLGLPQLDEIFSMEQLLMDLPVVQCAAEPLTIEDISTIQKSLVTGCQSLPLPIKAVLAIPARFGGKNNGVVSLIKFQPYDWSQSEKQLLKAIESSCAIAFSQVAQSQLIASQQQYLQKSNQHQSLIKQLTILSRSNLELNQMLQLVIASTAESLQADRGLLILLKYTDPLFRTRLKKQIPKAKATVIGEWTRDIEIYPTTQPDTKDDKSFAISDCGLCQRVFADSGKPVIIDDYTDQKEVLTAAPLFAVDKLPAVLLMPLENQGKVLGFLVLQQTVARSWQLADLNLVEMVSAQVSNAIIQSQTLRQVQNLVDERTAKLQSSLELQAKLHERTRQYVEQLRELNELKDEFLSNMSDRLRYPLTNMLMSIRNLRLPGIAPERQTKYFDILEQECTKEINLINDLLTLQKLESQQEAPQFQSIDLNLRIQDLTAAFSQKLADKGLSITVDLPDEPLKLQTEVESFDRILQELLTNACKYSERESVVHLQATHQVDQLADQVIIKVTNIGRGISEAEATYIFDKFRRGKGRWTPGTGLGLALAKSLVQHLNGAIAVKSMQISDSDLSEICFTLTLPQFSDESKPYSESD; via the coding sequence ATGAAAAAGCGTTTATCATCGCCGTCACAGTACCAAGATGATGTAGATAGACTACAAACATACCAAATCAAGCTGATGCAGCATCAGGAAGAACCAGCCCTGCAGTTGGTACAAAAGATTAACCAAATCATTGCTAACAGACCGGCAACGGCATCTATGCTCCAAGAACTGGCCCAGCTGCTAGGGGTTGCATTCAAAGTAGATTGCTGCTCAGTTACAGTGACAAGTGAGGCATCTAGTGAAGCAACGATCGCTAATTGGTGTACTGATAAGTATCTAGGGTTGCCACAATTAGACGAAATTTTCTCGATGGAACAGTTGCTTATGGACTTACCTGTAGTCCAATGTGCAGCAGAACCATTGACTATCGAGGACATTTCGACTATTCAAAAAAGTCTGGTGACGGGTTGTCAATCTTTACCACTACCAATAAAAGCTGTCTTGGCAATTCCCGCCCGATTTGGCGGTAAGAATAACGGGGTAGTCAGCCTGATTAAATTTCAACCCTATGATTGGAGTCAGTCAGAAAAACAACTACTCAAAGCTATTGAGTCATCCTGTGCGATCGCTTTTTCTCAAGTAGCACAATCACAGTTGATTGCTTCTCAACAACAATATTTACAAAAAAGCAATCAACATCAAAGTCTGATCAAACAATTAACTATACTGAGCCGCAGCAACCTGGAGCTAAACCAAATGCTCCAGTTGGTAATCGCCTCCACTGCTGAGTCTCTACAAGCAGATCGGGGTCTGCTCATACTGCTCAAATATACAGATCCATTATTTAGAACTCGACTGAAAAAACAAATTCCCAAGGCAAAGGCCACAGTAATTGGTGAATGGACGAGAGATATAGAGATTTACCCCACTACTCAGCCAGACACCAAAGACGATAAGTCTTTTGCTATTTCTGATTGTGGTTTATGCCAGCGTGTTTTTGCCGACTCCGGAAAGCCAGTAATTATCGACGACTACACAGACCAAAAAGAGGTCTTGACAGCCGCCCCATTATTTGCGGTTGACAAGTTGCCTGCGGTGCTGTTAATGCCATTGGAGAATCAAGGTAAAGTTTTAGGATTCTTGGTGTTACAACAAACAGTTGCTCGCAGTTGGCAACTGGCAGACTTAAATCTTGTGGAAATGGTGTCAGCCCAAGTCAGCAATGCCATTATTCAATCACAGACATTACGGCAAGTTCAGAATTTGGTAGATGAGCGGACAGCGAAACTACAGAGTAGTTTGGAGCTACAAGCCAAATTGCATGAGAGAACGCGGCAATATGTTGAGCAGCTACGAGAACTTAATGAACTCAAAGATGAATTTTTGAGCAATATGAGCGATCGCCTGCGCTACCCGCTGACGAATATGCTAATGTCAATCCGCAACTTACGTCTACCAGGAATCGCTCCAGAACGTCAGACTAAGTATTTTGACATTCTCGAACAAGAATGTACCAAGGAAATCAATCTGATTAATGACTTACTCACACTCCAGAAACTAGAGTCTCAGCAAGAAGCCCCACAATTTCAAAGTATTGATTTAAATCTCAGAATTCAAGATTTAACCGCAGCTTTTTCTCAAAAGCTAGCAGATAAAGGCTTAAGTATTACAGTAGATTTACCAGATGAGCCGTTAAAACTGCAAACCGAAGTAGAAAGTTTTGACCGGATTCTCCAGGAGTTATTAACTAATGCTTGTAAATACTCTGAGCGTGAAAGTGTCGTTCATTTACAGGCCACTCACCAAGTTGATCAACTCGCCGATCAAGTTATTATTAAAGTGACAAACATCGGACGCGGTATCTCTGAAGCAGAAGCGACCTATATCTTTGACAAGTTCCGTCGTGGTAAAGGACGCTGGACTCCAGGGACTGGCTTGGGTCTTGCTCTGGCTAAATCCTTAGTACAGCATTTGAATGGGGCGATCGCTGTTAAGAGTATGCAAATCTCAGACTCCGACTTGAGCGAAATTTGCTTTACCCTCACCCTCCCCCAGTTTTCTGATGAAAGCAAACCATATTCTGAAAGTGACTGA
- a CDS encoding HNH endonuclease: MTSAMQVLEQSVVVFSQNYLPLCRVNIKRAIVLLVSNKAEPLGFSTAGGWRVHSPSLVLDVPKHIRLTITSGERMWKVPPVNRREVLRRDHNSCQYCGSNKRLTLDHVIPRSQGGPHTWNNVVTACERCNSHKSNRTPFEAGMQLRTKPKAPVHPTVSFAEQFWINVQANLE; the protein is encoded by the coding sequence GTGACGAGCGCGATGCAAGTGTTAGAGCAATCCGTGGTGGTATTTTCTCAAAATTACTTACCATTGTGTCGGGTGAATATTAAGCGGGCGATTGTGCTGTTGGTAAGCAATAAGGCTGAACCATTAGGTTTTTCCACAGCAGGTGGATGGCGAGTTCACTCACCTAGCTTGGTACTTGACGTACCAAAACATATTCGCTTGACAATAACTTCTGGTGAGCGGATGTGGAAAGTTCCACCTGTAAATCGGCGGGAAGTGTTGCGAAGAGATCATAACAGTTGCCAATATTGCGGTAGTAACAAACGTCTGACGCTAGATCATGTGATTCCTCGTTCTCAAGGGGGGCCACACACGTGGAATAACGTAGTCACAGCTTGTGAAAGATGTAACTCCCATAAAAGTAACCGCACCCCATTTGAAGCGGGTATGCAACTACGTACCAAGCCAAAAGCGCCAGTCCATCCGACGGTTTCTTTTGCTGAACAATTTTGGATAAATGTGCAAGCAAACCTGGAATAA
- a CDS encoding SRPBCC family protein: MKANHILKVTEKNHTTADLNGKAASEETNPQGNSDTDAVALPTVTVQIDKIAERQRQISASIKIPQPVEKTWQVLTDYEALADFIPNLIKSRLLEHPDGGIRLEQIGSQRLLNFNFCARVVLDLEEYFLKEINFRMIEGDFKGFSGSWCLKPYSFGDLVGTDLCYTIQVWPKLTMPLKIIEPRLTNDMHVNLLAIHQRVVQL; encoded by the coding sequence ATGAAAGCAAACCATATTCTGAAAGTGACTGAAAAAAATCACACCACAGCGGATCTGAATGGTAAAGCCGCTAGTGAGGAAACTAACCCCCAAGGTAACTCTGACACTGATGCAGTTGCCTTGCCTACCGTGACTGTCCAAATTGATAAAATCGCCGAACGACAGCGACAAATCAGCGCCAGCATCAAAATTCCTCAACCAGTGGAAAAAACCTGGCAGGTGCTGACAGATTATGAAGCTCTGGCTGATTTTATCCCTAATCTCATTAAGAGTCGGCTGCTGGAGCATCCTGATGGCGGTATTCGACTAGAACAAATAGGTTCTCAGCGCTTACTGAACTTCAACTTCTGTGCGCGTGTAGTTCTCGATTTGGAAGAATACTTTCTCAAAGAAATTAATTTTCGGATGATCGAGGGAGATTTTAAGGGCTTTTCTGGTAGCTGGTGTTTAAAGCCTTATTCCTTCGGTGATCTAGTTGGGACTGATTTGTGCTACACAATCCAGGTTTGGCCTAAACTCACCATGCCCTTGAAAATCATTGAACCGCGCCTCACCAATGACATGCATGTAAACCTTCTAGCAATTCATCAGCGTGTAGTACAGTTGTAA